The following coding sequences lie in one Clostridia bacterium genomic window:
- a CDS encoding spore coat associated protein CotJA, with product MQQTNNSAKCGCLGGAADAAVFPYTTCTPLPLAMVYAPMQAWEGLYDAEAALMRGTLFTALDKPFIGEEATPE from the coding sequence ATGCAGCAGACGAACAACAGCGCAAAATGCGGCTGCTTGGGCGGCGCGGCGGACGCGGCGGTTTTTCCGTATACGACGTGTACGCCGCTCCCTCTTGCCATGGTATACGCGCCGATGCAGGCGTGGGAAGGGCTTTACGACGCCGAGGCGGCGCTTATGCGAGGCACGCTTTTTACGGCTCTCGACAAGCCCTTTATAGGCGAGGAGGCGACGCCCGAATGA
- a CDS encoding spore coat protein CotJB, translating to MNGKKEKLMREIQIMSFAIVETNLFLNTHPECEKAIAFLNETRERKAAKAAEYEKKYGPLTAAGREYDGAFSWAKGPWPWEYDFETENAEVNG from the coding sequence ATGAACGGCAAAAAAGAAAAGCTCATGCGCGAGATACAGATAATGAGCTTTGCCATAGTTGAAACAAATCTCTTTCTTAACACGCATCCCGAATGCGAAAAGGCCATAGCCTTTTTAAACGAGACGCGAGAGAGGAAAGCGGCGAAGGCCGCAGAGTACGAAAAAAAATACGGACCGCTTACCGCGGCGGGAAGAGAGTACGACGGCGCGTTTTCATGGGCAAAGGGCCCGTGGCCGTGGGAATACGATTTTGAGACGGAGAATGCGGAGGTGAACGGCTGA